A window of Chitinophaga sp. MM2321 contains these coding sequences:
- a CDS encoding sigma-70 family RNA polymerase sigma factor: MPIGEEHDDQPLLARLTAGSTAAFEEIYNEYYNGLLFFAQRFLPLHQAEDILADTFIKLWESSASFGSLPQLHRWLRVTVRNACLNVLIREKRSSEKKEWLLSQTEEVYEHQYFSDKLQAGLQAHILGEIERLPPRQQHIVRMFFLEEMDNTSIAAALQISVQAVKNQKVTALKILRSRFKGADLFPLTILLLLFTSRF; encoded by the coding sequence ATGCCAATAGGTGAAGAACATGATGATCAACCATTGCTGGCCAGGCTGACGGCGGGTAGTACGGCCGCATTCGAAGAGATCTACAACGAATATTATAACGGATTACTTTTTTTCGCACAACGCTTCTTACCGTTACACCAGGCGGAAGATATTCTGGCGGACACATTTATTAAATTATGGGAATCTTCTGCCAGCTTCGGGAGCTTGCCCCAGCTGCATCGATGGCTGCGGGTCACGGTACGTAACGCCTGTCTGAATGTACTGATCAGGGAGAAAAGGAGTAGCGAAAAAAAAGAATGGCTGCTTTCGCAAACGGAAGAAGTGTACGAGCATCAATATTTCAGTGATAAATTACAGGCCGGTTTACAGGCACATATCCTGGGGGAAATAGAAAGACTGCCACCCCGGCAGCAACATATTGTCCGTATGTTCTTCCTGGAAGAAATGGATAATACCAGTATTGCAGCAGCTTTACAGATAAGCGTGCAGGCGGTAAAAAATCAGAAAGTGACCGCGCTGAAAATTCTCCGCAGCCGTTTTAAGGGAGCGGACCTGTTCCCGTTAACCATCCTCTTACTCCTTTTTACTTCCCGATTCTGA
- a CDS encoding zinc-dependent metalloprotease: MKHQLFRNLSLVMLLALGTVAIAQSGDSSEKGHRKSKRKGKAMEKVVAPAEKKGYTTFTSGMQRQSQGMMNLYYKNQKLYLEIPLQLMQHDMLIASTISEISDNMDGLVGSKPQTPLHVRWVHADSALLLCKMESSNIAPADDPNIQQALVKNNMGAILKIFPVQAYNPAKTTAVIDVTDYFLNDIKELSPFGDFSIYKMAGYKIAESFKRDRSFIGEFKSFNDNLLVKSHLTYENTLSNDKRTLVKDKPVTVVLTRTLLLLPEVAVRPRKADSRIGVFTTRKTMFTAAANKTEHVYYANRWNLVPKDTSAYRAGSLSEPVKPIVFYIDSDFPESWKPAIRAAVNSWQQPFEKMGFKNAIVAKDFPVGDTTFDPDNLKYNCIRYQPVAIANAIGPSWVDPRSGEIINASVYAFHDIVKLLNNWMFVQTAQTDSRVRNKQLPADLLMKGIQYVIRHEVGHCLGFMHNMGASSAIPVDSLRSASFTAKYGTTYSIMDYARFNYVAQPGDVEKGVQLTPPEFGLYDDYIVDWSYSYYAPGISQEKEDQLQAEKIKAKAADRRYRYGAQQGIPFDPSAQTEDLGDDAVKASVYGVKNLKYILAHLHEWVGKYDKDYTYRKELWNNILSQYVRYINHVHANLGGMYINEKYEGDPVLMYESVSRAKQKAALDWLIVQLRDLDWLENKEVLQEMALVGTPSMILRKQLIEALLNAPLKVNLSAAKSTEKNPLTSEEVMKNLYSEVWSSTTKGRKPDVTDREMQKAYVAGLIKQSKLSPANSGKPNGIQLQENEGGFQGTFTIPGITDMEPTCSHSGDNIPETAPYQAFGGGSVQFSLAPSMEAAYYAQLKSCQSLLKATVAKTTDTTTRMHYRLLLEQIEKSLK; this comes from the coding sequence ATGAAGCACCAATTGTTTAGAAATTTATCCCTGGTAATGCTGTTAGCTTTAGGCACAGTCGCCATAGCACAATCAGGCGACAGCTCAGAGAAGGGTCACCGGAAAAGTAAGCGCAAAGGAAAAGCAATGGAGAAAGTTGTAGCCCCCGCAGAGAAAAAAGGCTATACTACTTTTACCAGTGGCATGCAACGGCAGTCGCAGGGTATGATGAATCTTTACTACAAGAATCAGAAATTATACCTGGAAATTCCACTGCAACTGATGCAGCACGACATGTTAATTGCCTCCACCATTTCTGAAATCAGCGATAACATGGATGGTCTTGTTGGGTCAAAACCGCAAACGCCCCTGCATGTAAGGTGGGTACACGCTGATTCGGCACTACTGCTCTGCAAAATGGAAAGCAGCAATATTGCCCCGGCGGATGATCCCAATATTCAACAGGCACTGGTGAAAAACAACATGGGTGCCATCCTGAAAATATTCCCGGTACAGGCATACAACCCCGCTAAAACAACAGCGGTTATTGATGTTACCGACTATTTCCTGAATGATATAAAAGAACTATCTCCCTTTGGCGATTTTAGTATCTATAAAATGGCGGGATACAAAATAGCAGAGAGTTTCAAACGTGACCGCTCTTTTATCGGTGAGTTTAAATCATTCAATGATAACCTGCTTGTTAAAAGTCATCTCACTTATGAAAATACCCTGAGTAATGACAAGCGGACGCTTGTTAAAGATAAACCTGTAACGGTAGTGCTTACACGTACTTTACTCCTTTTGCCGGAAGTGGCGGTTCGCCCAAGAAAAGCGGATTCACGCATCGGGGTATTTACCACACGCAAAACAATGTTTACGGCAGCAGCCAATAAAACGGAACACGTTTACTATGCCAACCGCTGGAATCTTGTACCAAAGGATACATCGGCTTACCGTGCAGGAAGTCTTAGTGAACCTGTAAAACCAATCGTGTTTTATATTGACAGCGATTTCCCCGAATCATGGAAACCTGCTATCAGGGCTGCTGTAAACAGCTGGCAGCAACCATTTGAAAAAATGGGTTTTAAAAACGCCATTGTGGCAAAAGACTTCCCGGTGGGGGATACTACCTTTGATCCGGATAACCTGAAGTATAACTGTATCCGCTATCAACCGGTTGCTATTGCAAATGCTATCGGGCCCTCCTGGGTGGATCCGCGTTCCGGTGAAATCATCAATGCTTCGGTATATGCCTTCCATGATATTGTGAAGTTGTTGAACAACTGGATGTTTGTGCAAACGGCGCAAACCGATTCCCGGGTTCGTAATAAACAACTCCCGGCTGATCTGCTGATGAAGGGTATCCAGTATGTGATCCGTCATGAAGTGGGGCATTGTCTTGGTTTCATGCACAATATGGGTGCATCATCTGCTATCCCGGTTGATTCATTGCGTTCAGCCTCTTTCACGGCAAAATATGGTACTACTTATTCCATCATGGATTATGCACGCTTCAATTACGTAGCGCAACCCGGTGATGTGGAAAAGGGTGTTCAGCTTACGCCACCGGAATTTGGTTTGTACGACGATTACATTGTTGACTGGAGTTATAGTTACTATGCTCCGGGTATTTCACAGGAAAAAGAGGACCAGCTACAAGCAGAAAAAATTAAAGCCAAAGCAGCGGATCGCCGTTACCGTTACGGTGCTCAACAGGGTATTCCGTTTGATCCTTCCGCACAAACAGAAGACCTGGGAGATGATGCTGTAAAGGCATCTGTATATGGGGTAAAGAATTTAAAATACATCCTGGCGCATCTGCATGAATGGGTAGGCAAGTACGATAAAGACTATACGTATCGCAAGGAGTTGTGGAACAATATCCTCTCGCAATATGTGCGTTATATCAATCATGTACATGCGAATCTGGGTGGGATGTACATCAATGAAAAGTATGAAGGAGACCCGGTGTTGATGTATGAATCTGTATCCCGTGCTAAGCAAAAAGCAGCCCTGGACTGGCTGATAGTACAGCTCCGCGATCTGGACTGGCTGGAGAATAAGGAAGTGTTGCAGGAGATGGCACTGGTAGGTACGCCTTCCATGATATTGAGAAAGCAACTTATTGAAGCGTTATTGAACGCACCGTTAAAAGTTAATTTAAGTGCTGCTAAATCTACCGAGAAAAATCCTCTTACCAGCGAAGAGGTAATGAAAAACCTGTACAGCGAAGTATGGAGTTCCACCACAAAAGGCAGAAAGCCGGACGTAACGGATCGTGAGATGCAGAAAGCCTATGTAGCAGGACTGATAAAGCAATCTAAGTTATCGCCTGCAAACAGCGGTAAGCCAAACGGGATTCAATTGCAGGAAAATGAAGGCGGATTCCAGGGAACGTTTACTATTCCAGGTATTACAGATATGGAACCTACGTGTAGCCATTCGGGTGATAATATCCCCGAAACGGCGCCTTATCAGGCATTTGGTGGTGGTAGTGTGCAATTCTCCCTGGCGCCTTCTATGGAAGCCGCCTATTATGCACAGCTAAAAAGTTGTCAGTCATTGTTGAAAGCAACCGTGGCAAAAACAACCGATACCACAACCCGCATGCATTACAGGTTGCTGTTGGAACAAATTGAAAAATCATTAAAATAA
- a CDS encoding FecR domain-containing protein, which yields MIESTKRLSELIFKSIRGELSPPETQELQEWLERSPDNRRLYEDMIQPSRIKQGLEQVYEATASRERVLERVRAAVGTTSLSEEVPAEASSFSIRRWLPYAAAILLLAGGAGLWWFKPKVDPAPRVVAAKQQDVSPGGTGAILTLADGSTVKLDSLENGEIASQGGSKVMIRNGYLAYQEEDARTQTAAGTARNMISTPRGRQFQLLLPDGTKVWLNAGSSLSYPVVFSGKERSVDITGEAYFEVAPDPQRPFKVKMGIDAEIEVLGTHFNVNAYPDEPQINTTLLEGSIRISAASEGKILKPGYQASMKNGEIRVKQVDVEEAMAWKNGLFIFADTDIETVMRQLSRWYDIEVVIEGTVKKRQLTGEVYRSYTLQQALSVLQATDLHFSINGRQLKVMP from the coding sequence ATGATAGAGTCTACGAAGCGATTAAGTGAACTTATATTTAAGTCGATCCGCGGAGAATTAAGCCCCCCGGAGACACAGGAGCTACAGGAATGGTTGGAAAGATCGCCTGATAACAGGCGCTTGTATGAAGATATGATACAGCCCTCCCGGATAAAGCAGGGGTTGGAACAGGTATATGAAGCAACTGCTTCCAGGGAACGGGTGCTGGAAAGGGTTCGTGCGGCTGTAGGTACCACATCGTTGTCTGAAGAAGTTCCCGCTGAAGCATCGTCTTTTTCTATCCGCAGGTGGTTGCCTTATGCTGCCGCCATTTTGTTGCTGGCAGGCGGTGCAGGGCTTTGGTGGTTCAAACCAAAGGTTGACCCGGCTCCACGGGTTGTAGCCGCCAAACAACAGGATGTTAGTCCCGGTGGCACCGGTGCCATACTCACACTGGCAGATGGTTCAACAGTTAAGCTGGACAGCCTGGAAAACGGAGAAATTGCCTCCCAGGGTGGATCAAAGGTAATGATCAGAAACGGCTACCTGGCCTATCAGGAAGAGGATGCACGCACACAAACAGCAGCAGGAACGGCCCGCAATATGATCAGTACGCCCCGTGGCAGACAATTCCAATTGCTGTTGCCTGATGGCACAAAAGTATGGCTGAATGCCGGTTCTTCTCTCTCGTATCCTGTTGTATTCAGTGGTAAAGAAAGAAGTGTAGACATTACAGGAGAAGCATATTTTGAAGTAGCGCCCGATCCGCAGCGGCCATTTAAAGTGAAAATGGGCATAGACGCAGAGATAGAAGTATTAGGAACTCATTTTAATGTAAATGCCTATCCGGATGAACCACAAATAAATACCACTCTGCTGGAAGGCTCCATCAGGATCTCTGCTGCGTCGGAAGGTAAAATATTGAAACCGGGATACCAGGCAAGCATGAAAAATGGTGAAATACGGGTGAAGCAGGTAGATGTAGAGGAAGCAATGGCCTGGAAGAACGGCCTGTTCATCTTTGCAGATACTGATATAGAAACCGTTATGCGGCAATTGAGCCGGTGGTATGATATAGAAGTTGTTATAGAAGGAACTGTAAAGAAACGGCAATTGACCGGAGAAGTGTACAGGAGCTACACATTGCAGCAGGCATTATCCGTACTACAGGCCACCGATCTGCATTTCAGCATTAACGGACGTCAACTGAAAGTGATGCCATGA
- a CDS encoding zinc-dependent metalloprotease, translating to MLKRSINIDKSRGSTFSCSILKGLTALVFGCMVTLCVTTPAFAQKAAKKDTVNKQMAYEKLFKNKTKQTVTGLITMHQLGGKLYFEFPVKLLGKPMLIGSVAVSVSHSEDGAAGEQAHDPLCVIFEEKDSVVSIKLMQFEQRKDDNGTAGVLDKSQIAPVLASYKVLAYSPDSSALVFEPTAFFVSGNAAMDPYSPVGGLTSRRTSFKQDRSILAGIQSFPANVTISSYLSFGVTKTFFGFTTAEDRPSTVLMKRTICLLPDVPMRPRINDPRIGVFYTNYQETSATAGIAPVYYANRWRLEPSDKAAFERGELVSPVKPVVFYIDNKFPVSWVPYIRKGVEQWNEAFEKIGFKNAVITRMYPENDTTFDPDNITYNCIKYAPTATQNAMGPSWVDPRTGEILNASVYVYHGIMDVLNEWIFIQTAPADKRARKVNLPMELVGPSLTYVLTHEIGHCLGLMHNMGASSAFPVDSLRSPSFTQQYGTTPSIMDYARFNFVAQPGDMERGVKMTPPPLGVYDYYVINWLYRVIQNANSAAAEVPVLEAFVSEKIKDPMFRYGKQQFTGNLDPNALSEDLGDDQVKATRYAMSNLQYLMEHFNDWVKEDDPDYSFRRKVNFSIINIQFYWYLTHVLSNLGGIYQYEKYEGDPFPAYKVVPKEKQRESMVFLLETLENSSWLNNAHLEKNLDVINGSASGFMQTLLFPYIMRWVSNIGYSEAKGGHDSYTQEECITDVFNYLWKETLQGKTPTDSKLNLQRSFVQVLIRSAGVLPVVQGKENAMTAGLIDNTDEFAGVIKLHHLALENGLSPVGCTQTTATGPVEGFGFMPRIPYQTEDITHLYYSWLVETQKSLDKIVKMQTGKPKMEYEYLQLLVKRALAVK from the coding sequence ATGTTGAAAAGATCAATTAATATTGATAAAAGTCGCGGTAGCACCTTTTCCTGTAGTATCCTGAAAGGCTTAACAGCCCTGGTATTCGGATGTATGGTAACACTCTGCGTAACTACCCCGGCCTTTGCGCAGAAGGCTGCTAAGAAAGACACCGTGAATAAGCAAATGGCGTATGAAAAACTGTTTAAAAATAAAACAAAGCAAACAGTTACCGGGCTTATTACCATGCACCAGTTAGGAGGGAAGTTGTATTTCGAATTCCCGGTAAAGTTATTGGGCAAACCTATGCTGATTGGCTCTGTAGCAGTGTCTGTGAGCCATTCAGAGGATGGCGCTGCCGGGGAACAGGCGCATGATCCGCTTTGTGTGATTTTCGAAGAAAAGGATTCAGTTGTATCTATTAAGTTGATGCAGTTCGAACAACGCAAAGATGATAATGGAACAGCCGGCGTACTTGATAAAAGCCAGATAGCGCCTGTATTGGCATCCTATAAGGTATTGGCCTATTCTCCTGATAGCAGTGCGCTGGTATTTGAACCTACCGCATTTTTTGTCAGCGGGAATGCAGCAATGGACCCTTATTCGCCGGTAGGAGGTTTGACAAGCCGTCGTACCAGCTTTAAGCAGGACCGCTCCATTTTAGCCGGGATACAATCCTTTCCTGCCAACGTAACGATTAGCAGTTATCTCAGTTTCGGGGTTACTAAAACGTTCTTTGGGTTTACAACGGCAGAAGATCGTCCTTCCACGGTACTCATGAAAAGGACGATCTGCTTGCTGCCCGATGTGCCGATGCGCCCCCGGATCAACGATCCACGGATTGGTGTGTTTTACACAAATTACCAGGAAACCAGTGCAACAGCAGGTATTGCACCTGTTTACTACGCCAATCGATGGAGGCTCGAACCATCTGATAAAGCTGCATTTGAAAGAGGTGAATTGGTTAGCCCGGTGAAGCCGGTCGTTTTTTATATCGACAATAAATTTCCGGTATCCTGGGTACCTTATATCCGCAAAGGAGTGGAGCAATGGAATGAAGCCTTTGAAAAGATTGGTTTCAAAAATGCGGTGATCACACGTATGTACCCCGAGAATGATACTACATTCGACCCGGATAACATCACTTATAATTGCATTAAGTATGCGCCCACAGCTACCCAGAATGCCATGGGGCCATCATGGGTAGATCCGCGTACCGGCGAAATCCTCAATGCTTCGGTATATGTATATCATGGTATCATGGACGTGCTAAACGAATGGATCTTTATACAAACCGCTCCTGCCGATAAGCGTGCACGTAAAGTAAACCTGCCGATGGAGCTGGTAGGGCCGTCGCTGACTTACGTATTAACGCATGAAATAGGGCATTGCCTGGGGTTAATGCACAATATGGGCGCATCGTCTGCCTTCCCGGTAGACTCGTTACGTTCGCCTTCTTTTACGCAACAATACGGCACTACACCTTCCATCATGGATTATGCCCGGTTTAACTTTGTTGCACAACCGGGTGATATGGAAAGAGGGGTGAAAATGACACCACCGCCATTGGGGGTATATGATTACTATGTAATCAACTGGCTTTACCGCGTTATTCAAAACGCCAACAGCGCCGCCGCGGAAGTACCGGTACTGGAAGCTTTTGTAAGTGAGAAAATCAAAGACCCGATGTTCCGTTACGGTAAACAGCAGTTTACCGGAAACCTTGATCCAAATGCATTGTCGGAAGATCTGGGCGATGACCAGGTGAAAGCAACGCGGTATGCCATGAGCAACCTGCAATACCTGATGGAACATTTTAATGATTGGGTGAAAGAAGATGATCCTGATTATAGCTTCCGGAGAAAAGTAAATTTCTCTATCATCAATATCCAGTTTTATTGGTATTTAACACATGTACTGAGCAACCTGGGAGGTATTTATCAATATGAAAAATATGAGGGAGATCCTTTTCCTGCTTACAAAGTAGTGCCAAAAGAAAAGCAAAGGGAATCGATGGTGTTTTTATTGGAAACATTGGAAAATTCCAGCTGGTTAAACAACGCCCACCTGGAGAAAAACCTGGATGTTATCAATGGAAGTGCATCGGGATTTATGCAAACACTCTTGTTCCCGTACATCATGCGGTGGGTATCAAATATTGGTTATAGTGAAGCGAAAGGTGGCCATGATAGTTATACACAGGAAGAATGCATTACAGATGTTTTCAATTACCTGTGGAAAGAAACCTTACAGGGTAAAACGCCTACAGATTCAAAGCTCAACCTGCAAAGAAGTTTTGTCCAGGTGCTAATACGTTCAGCTGGAGTGCTGCCTGTGGTGCAAGGTAAAGAAAATGCGATGACAGCTGGTTTGATTGATAATACCGACGAATTTGCAGGGGTTATAAAGTTGCATCACCTGGCATTGGAAAACGGATTATCACCGGTGGGTTGTACACAAACCACTGCTACCGGCCCTGTTGAGGGTTTTGGCTTTATGCCAAGGATCCCGTATCAAACGGAAGATATTACGCATTTATATTATAGTTGGCTGGTTGAAACACAAAAATCATTGGATAAAATTGTGAAAATGCAAACAGGTAAGCCGAAAATGGAGTATGAATATCTCCAGTTGTTGGTAAAACGTGCATTAGCCGTAAAATAA
- a CDS encoding TonB-dependent receptor yields the protein MYLNFIGKAPYKKGLALSKLILVMKMTALLLVIGFLHVNGKAFSQKITLAANNMPLEKVLGSIKNQTGYLFLYDNQQLNRKQIVNVHVKDASLQEALDACLNGLHMSYEIVERNIIIKQLKDTKSTLVDVQQPVKGKVTSDGQPLPGVTIKVKGKATGAVTAADGTFSVQAEEGEVLQFSYMGYEPREMTVAGSAFLNVQLQSQEQALKDIVVVGYGVQKKVSLTSSISQLTGEDLTRRPVSNIQQALQGAAPGVTVLDNGGAPGKSSASIRVRGITTFNATLASGTTGYDLSKNDPLVIVDGIEQRLTDINPDDIESISLLKDASSSAIYGSRATNGVIMVTTKRARAGKLTVNYNFFYALQKSINNPEMMDLESYMREQVAAYTNAGAAIPARYKEESIQAWVNATDREKYPLPNVWYQEMLRTAPQMNHSLAVAGGSENFRARMSVRYSDQEGIITNFNNKLKEVRVSTDFNAPHRMKFSADANYRNNASLTPANELSIYQYMLHGSLWAVPKYADGSYGLSPQGANPLMFAEIGGTSRQTIDYFTGNLKGDWEIIDGLKFSVQYGERFMLTGGKDYANAYTVKDKMTNIVRTVANNTLTETRNTLREYTLNNLLSYDKMIGSHSIKVLLGYSQIGNTQTNLNAYRERFYNNNLGSISQGADDGTKSNSGNDAVYGLRSYFSRLNYSYKDKYLLEANARYDGSSRFTGDKRYGFYPSFSAGWRLSEEGFWAAIKPVVGDFKVRGSWGITGNQSVGLYSFYESLYLSSYTFGGAPASGYRQLTLSNSDLGWESTRQTDIGFDASLLKDRLSVTFDYYKKVTNDILLNLPIPATVGLIAPPQNAGAVENKGMELSLNYRNNSGALHYGFGGNFNINNNKVTDLKGTGPYITGSDTDPRYIVKVGLPINTLWGYKSGGIFQTQEEVDKYPHYAANTKPGDVKYLDLNNDGKIDGNDMTAIGNSFPKYTFAFNANLSYKGLELNALFQGAADVDTRLSGALAEMGVQEGFVSNIFTNNYWTPEHTDAKYPRPVKSDLRNVMTSDRLVIDGSYFRLKNIQLLYNLPQEWTRNVFNSVKVYVSATNVFTISKLNEWNLDPEVGSGRLQYYPQTALYTIGCNIQF from the coding sequence ATGTATTTAAACTTTATCGGAAAAGCTCCGTATAAGAAGGGGCTTGCTTTATCCAAACTGATCCTGGTTATGAAAATGACCGCATTGCTTTTAGTAATCGGCTTTTTACATGTGAATGGGAAAGCCTTTTCTCAAAAGATTACACTGGCTGCCAACAATATGCCGCTCGAAAAAGTGCTGGGAAGTATTAAAAACCAGACTGGATACCTGTTTCTATATGATAACCAGCAGCTCAACAGGAAGCAGATTGTAAATGTGCATGTAAAGGACGCATCGCTACAGGAAGCATTGGATGCCTGCTTGAATGGCCTGCATATGTCTTACGAAATTGTGGAGCGCAACATTATTATCAAACAGTTGAAAGACACCAAATCCACTTTGGTGGACGTGCAGCAGCCTGTAAAGGGAAAGGTGACCAGCGACGGACAACCTTTACCCGGGGTAACCATAAAGGTAAAAGGTAAAGCCACCGGTGCAGTCACGGCTGCTGATGGTACCTTTTCTGTACAGGCGGAGGAAGGTGAAGTGCTACAGTTTTCCTACATGGGGTATGAACCCCGGGAGATGACTGTTGCAGGCAGTGCCTTCCTGAATGTGCAGCTGCAATCGCAGGAGCAGGCGCTGAAAGATATCGTGGTAGTAGGTTATGGTGTGCAGAAAAAAGTGAGCCTGACCAGTTCTATATCGCAGCTGACTGGTGAGGACCTGACCCGCAGACCAGTATCCAATATCCAGCAGGCATTGCAGGGCGCAGCACCGGGTGTTACGGTCCTGGACAACGGCGGTGCACCGGGCAAGTCCAGTGCTTCCATCCGGGTACGAGGTATTACTACGTTCAATGCTACTTTAGCTTCCGGTACTACCGGTTATGACCTGAGCAAAAATGATCCACTGGTCATTGTAGATGGAATAGAACAGCGGTTAACAGATATTAACCCGGATGATATTGAATCCATTTCATTGCTGAAAGATGCTTCTTCCAGTGCGATCTATGGTTCCAGGGCTACGAACGGTGTGATCATGGTGACCACCAAAAGGGCCAGGGCAGGTAAACTGACCGTCAACTATAACTTCTTTTACGCCCTTCAGAAAAGCATCAACAACCCTGAAATGATGGACCTGGAGAGTTATATGCGCGAACAGGTGGCTGCTTATACCAACGCTGGTGCGGCCATACCGGCACGCTATAAAGAAGAATCCATCCAGGCATGGGTGAATGCTACCGACCGCGAAAAATACCCGCTGCCCAATGTGTGGTACCAGGAAATGCTGCGCACAGCACCACAAATGAACCATAGCCTGGCAGTAGCCGGGGGAAGCGAAAATTTCAGGGCGCGCATGAGTGTACGGTACAGTGACCAGGAAGGGATCATCACCAATTTTAATAATAAACTGAAAGAGGTGCGTGTAAGCACGGATTTCAATGCACCTCACCGCATGAAATTCAGTGCAGATGCCAACTACCGTAATAATGCGTCTCTCACACCTGCCAACGAACTTTCTATTTATCAGTATATGCTGCACGGCTCACTCTGGGCGGTACCTAAATACGCAGATGGTTCCTATGGTCTTAGTCCGCAAGGCGCTAACCCGCTCATGTTCGCAGAAATCGGCGGTACCTCCCGGCAGACAATCGATTATTTTACCGGTAACCTGAAAGGCGACTGGGAAATCATCGACGGACTTAAATTTTCCGTACAATACGGCGAAAGGTTTATGCTGACGGGTGGGAAGGACTACGCCAACGCCTATACGGTTAAAGATAAAATGACCAATATCGTTCGCACGGTTGCCAACAATACGCTGACTGAAACCCGCAATACCCTGCGGGAGTATACGCTCAATAATTTACTGAGCTACGATAAAATGATTGGAAGCCACAGCATCAAAGTATTACTGGGATATTCCCAGATCGGTAACACACAAACCAATCTGAATGCCTACCGCGAAAGGTTTTATAACAACAACCTGGGCTCCATCAGCCAGGGTGCAGACGACGGTACCAAATCCAATTCAGGCAATGATGCGGTATATGGATTGCGTTCTTATTTTTCAAGATTAAACTATAGCTACAAAGACAAATACCTGCTGGAAGCAAATGCCCGTTATGATGGATCATCAAGATTTACCGGCGATAAACGGTATGGTTTTTATCCTTCTTTTTCTGCAGGATGGAGATTGTCTGAAGAAGGATTCTGGGCTGCAATCAAGCCGGTAGTGGGTGATTTTAAGGTAAGAGGTTCGTGGGGTATTACCGGTAATCAGTCTGTAGGACTGTACAGCTTTTATGAATCATTATATCTCAGCTCTTATACTTTCGGTGGTGCACCCGCAAGTGGCTACCGGCAGTTAACACTGTCTAACAGTGACCTGGGCTGGGAAAGCACCAGGCAAACAGATATTGGTTTTGATGCATCGCTGCTGAAAGACAGGTTATCCGTTACTTTTGATTATTATAAAAAGGTGACCAACGATATCTTGCTTAACCTCCCTATCCCTGCAACGGTGGGGTTGATTGCACCGCCGCAGAATGCCGGCGCTGTGGAAAATAAAGGAATGGAGTTGTCGCTCAACTACCGTAATAATAGTGGCGCATTGCATTATGGTTTTGGTGGTAACTTTAATATCAACAACAATAAAGTGACGGACCTGAAAGGTACCGGCCCGTATATTACCGGTTCGGATACTGATCCGCGTTATATCGTAAAGGTGGGATTACCCATCAATACCCTGTGGGGATACAAGTCTGGCGGCATTTTCCAGACACAGGAAGAAGTGGATAAATACCCGCACTATGCTGCCAACACCAAACCAGGTGATGTTAAATATCTTGATCTTAACAATGATGGTAAAATAGATGGCAACGATATGACCGCCATCGGTAATTCTTTCCCGAAATACACCTTTGCTTTCAATGCCAATCTTTCCTACAAAGGACTGGAATTAAATGCGCTGTTCCAGGGAGCGGCAGATGTAGATACCCGCTTATCCGGTGCATTGGCTGAAATGGGCGTGCAGGAAGGCTTTGTGTCCAACATCTTTACAAATAATTACTGGACACCGGAACATACGGATGCAAAATATCCCCGGCCGGTTAAAAGTGATCTGCGTAATGTGATGACCTCCGACCGCCTGGTAATAGATGGGTCTTATTTCCGGCTGAAAAATATACAACTGTTGTACAACCTTCCCCAGGAGTGGACGCGCAATGTGTTTAACAGTGTAAAAGTGTATGTATCGGCTACCAATGTTTTCACTATCTCGAAGCTGAACGAGTGGAACCTGGACCCGGAAGTGGGATCGGGCCGTTTGCAATATTATCCGCAGACTGCTTTGTACACCATCGGTTGTAATATCCAGTTCTAA